The segment TTTCCAAATTGTTATTCAAGCAAAAAAATCTGTCGACAGCCGCATTTGCGCTGGAGGTTGCTGAAGAATTCATCATCATTTCAATCATTACCTTTTTTGCCGTGGAATGGGATTTATATTCGCTGTGGACAGGATTGCTGCTTGTATTTTTTATTCATTTGATCTTGCATGTAGTGCAATTTATCGTTTACCGCAAATATGTACCTGTGATTATCACAAGTATTCTAAGTATTCCTTATTGTATTTATGCAATTATTTCAATATCCGGATATGTAAATTGGACTACAGTCCTGTTTTTAAGCCCCATCCTTTTAGTGGCCGTAATTCTAAATTTACGCTTTTGCTTTTGGCTGGGAGAAAAATTTCAAAAGATATTAGAGCCACATTAACAACCGGGATTATAAAATTCCCGGGGTATATTTTGATCAAAAAACAATTTGGGCTAAAACCCATCGAATATCTAAATTTTCTGCCCGTTGGCTAAAGCCAACGGCAATTCATAATTCAATCAATCCATTGGCTAAAGCCAATGGTATCAAACACATAAATTCTTCCGGCTTTAGCCCAATATCCCCATGCTTGGTAGCAGAACAAAGTAAATAAAACGGAATATGAGCAATAAATTTCATAAATTTGCCGCTTCAAAAAATAGTTTTATAAATCAATATTTGGAGAGATATTTATGAATCCTATACTTATGCTTGGTTCGGGGGTAGTGACGCTGGCACTTGTTTTTTATTCTATTGCAGTTATTTCGGAACAAAGAAAACAAAGTATTTCCAAGTTTATATTAACATTTATCACTCTGGGAATATGCTTTGACATATCGGCCACCCTGCTTATGATCATCGGCACGAATTACAAACTTATATCCATACACGGGCTTATCGGGTATTCCGCACTTGCAGCCATGCTGGTGGATACAGCCTTAATTTGGAGGGCAAGGATAAGCAATCGGGAAGAGATTTCGCACAAATTGCATATATATACCCGCATTGCTTATGGATGGTGGGTGGTCGCTTATATCTCAGGCAGCATCATCGGAATGATGCATTTGTATTAATAACAGGACCCGGCAGATTCAGGATGGTGCAGAAGCAATTGCCTGCCTTTGGCTTCCTGTCATTAATTCCTTTTAAATTATACAGCTGCTATTTTGATAAAGGAAGGGTCCCATTTAGGGGCGTTCTCTATTGCCGGAAGCACCTGGGATGGCTCGGTAACAGAGATCCAAATATGTTGATGTTCGTTGCGCATGAAATGATGGTCAATCATTTGCCTGAACATGACCAGCAAGGAATCGTAAAAATGATTGGTATTTAAAATAATGATGGGTTTGGTGAATTGCCCCAGTTGTTTTAATGAAATGGCTTCAGAAAGTTCCTCAAGTGTTCCGCAACCGCCCGGCAATGCCACAACAGCATCGACCCCCTCCATCATCTTTTGCTTGCGTTCGTGCATGGTTTTAACCACCATCATATCCTTAACCTCAGGATGGTTCCAACCCATTTCGAGCATGAACTGAGGAATGATTCCGGTGATGTTACCTTTCTTTTCCAAATACACATCAGCAACTTTACCCATCAGCCCTAAAGCCCCGCCACCATATTTCAGCCCTACATGCTGATTTGCAAAAATTTCAGCAAGCGTTCCCGCATCTTCAAAATATTTCGTTTCAATCTTGGGACTGGACGAACAAAAAAGACAAACTTTCCCTACCATCTTAAAAAAACAAATGAATGAGAATAAAACTCTGACACTAATCTTAATGATTCAGTGACGCCTGCTACGGGCAAGCATCACTTTGTATAATTTTAAAGAATAGCTTCCAGTTTTTTCACGTAAGTACTTTTAGGAACGGCACCCACCTGCTTGTCAACT is part of the Bacteroidota bacterium genome and harbors:
- a CDS encoding TIGR00730 family Rossman fold protein — translated: MVGKVCLFCSSSPKIETKYFEDAGTLAEIFANQHVGLKYGGGALGLMGKVADVYLEKKGNITGIIPQFMLEMGWNHPEVKDMMVVKTMHERKQKMMEGVDAVVALPGGCGTLEELSEAISLKQLGQFTKPIIILNTNHFYDSLLVMFRQMIDHHFMRNEHQHIWISVTEPSQVLPAIENAPKWDPSFIKIAAV
- a CDS encoding HXXEE domain-containing protein gives rise to the protein MKIETLLWLLPIVFMFHDFEEIIMMKAWLDKNADKVASQFPFISKLLFKQKNLSTAAFALEVAEEFIIISIITFFAVEWDLYSLWTGLLLVFFIHLILHVVQFIVYRKYVPVIITSILSIPYCIYAIISISGYVNWTTVLFLSPILLVAVILNLRFCFWLGEKFQKILEPH